DNA sequence from the Amycolatopsis sp. Hca4 genome:
AGCCGACCACTGCCCAGCGTGTTCGACCAGGCCCTCGCCTCGGCCGTGCGCGCGCCGTCGCCGCACAACACCCAGCCGTGGCGGTTCGTCGTCGAGGACGAAGTCGTCGAGGTCTGGCTGGACCGGGAGCGCGTTCTCGGGGTCGCGGATCCGCACGGGCGGGAGGCGCGGCTGTCCTGCGGCGCGGCCGCCCTCAACCTGCAGATCAGCCTGCGGGCCAACGGGCTCGCCGCGGTCGTGCGGCTGCTGCCCGACCCGGCCGAGCCCGACCTCGTCGCGGTGATCCGGCTCGACGGCAACGAGAAGGCCACCGCGGCCGAACGCAAGCTCGCCGAGGCCGTGTTCCGCCGGCACACGAACCGGCGGCCGCTGCTGGACAAGGAAGTGCCGCCGGTCGTGCGGGACACCCTCAAGTCGGCGGCCCTGCACGAAGGCGGGCAGATCGAGTACCTCGACGCGTCCGGCCGGTACACCCCGGTCGCCTCCTTGGTGCGGCAGGCCGAAGCACTGCAGGCGGACGACGACGAGTTCCGCGCCGAAGCCGCGTTCTGGACCCACCGCGAGCCCGAAAGCCCTGACGGCGTGCCGAAGATCGCGTCCGGGCCGCCGTCGCACGGCCACGGCATCGTCTCGCTGCGCGCGTCGCACGAAGACCAGGACCTGCCCGCGCGCGAGTACGAACAGGAACCCCTCCTCGGTGCCGTGCTCACCCGCGATCGGGGACCGCACGCGGAGGTGCGGGCCGGAATGGCCATGCAGCGGGTCCTGCTCACCGCGACCGCCGAAGGCCTGGCGACGTCGTTCCTGTCCCAGCCGTTCGAGACGCCGCGCACGCGGGAGTCGCTCGACCGCCTCTTCGCCGGAGCCGGGCAACCCCACACGCTGCTGCGCATCGGCTACGGCTACCCGACCCGGCTGACCGGCCGCCGCCCGGTGCACGAGGTGCTGACCCACCGGACCACGGCCGGGTGAAGCTCAGCGGCGGACCGATGCGCGCAGCACGTCCTGGAAGGTGATCATCCCGACGACGTGCCCGCCCTCGACGACCGGCGCCGAACGCACGCCGGCGTCGGTCATCCGCCGCGCCAGCTCGCCGACGTCGGTGTCCGCCGGTACCGCCAGCCCGCTCGTGCGCATGACCGCGCCCACCGTGCGCGGGCCGCCGTCGAGCAGCACGCCGGTGTCCGGGTCGCCCGGCGGGGCCGGCACCCGCAGGATGTCCACTTCGGACAGCAGGCCGAGCAGCCGCCCGTCCGCGTCGACCACCGGCATGGTGGTGAACCCGTGCGCGGTCATGACCTTCGCGGCCTCTTCGAGCGTCGCGGTCGGCGCCAGGGCGAACGTCGGGGTGGTCATGATGTCGCGTGCGCGCATGGTTCCTGCTCCGTTTCCTGCGGGTGTTCCGACCATCCCGCGGGTGCCGCGGACGGCACAGGGTCCTAAGTCCCCGGCGCGGCCGCCGACGGACTCCGGTCCGGGGCCCAAGGCCTCTTCGGTGGACCCGGACGTCCGGTGATCCTGGAAGCGGGAAGGGAACACCGAAGGAAAGGACGCCCACCATGAACCGGATCGCGCGGATGTGGCGCACGCTGGTCCCGCCCCGGGGTTCGGTGGCGCGCCCCTCGGACCGGCTCCAGGGTGGCCTGCTCGCCCTGGTGGTACTGCTCGCCCTCGTCGCGTTGCCGGCCGCCGCGAGCGTCGGCTCCGAGACGTTCGCGCGCCAGCAGGCGCAGTCGGCCCAGGAGCTGGCGGAGCGCACCCTGGTGACCGCGACCCTGCTCGCCGACGGCCCCGAAATCAACGTGAACTCGCGGACCGGCTCCCTCGGCGGCGGCGCACCCACCGACGCGACCTGGGTGCTCCCGGACGGAACTCGCCGCGTCGGCCAGGTCGTCGCCGACGAGGGCACGCTCAAGGGGCACCGGCTCGACGTCTGGGTGGATCGCGACGGCAACCCGGTGGACCCGCCGCTCAGCAGCGCGGCCGTGGTGATCGACGCCGCCGGCGTCGGGCTCGGCCTGTGGCTCGCGGCGCTGATCCTGCTGGCCGTCGCCTACCGGCTTTCGGTGTTCTCGCTCGACCGCTTCCGCTACGCACGCTGGCAGCAGGAGTGGTTCGCCGACCAGGACCGCAAAACCCGTTCTTGAGGACGAAGAGAAGGTGAAACCGACATGACCACGGCAAACCAGGGCGACATCGTCGTCGGCGTGGACCACTCGGCGATCAGCGCGGCCGCACTGCGCTGGGCGGTGTCCGAAGCGGCGGTGAGCGGCCGGCAGGTCGTCGCGCTGCGCGCGTGGACGTTCGAGCCGGTCTACGACCTCGGCGCGGCGGTCGCCGGGACACCGCAGACGGTCGCCGACCGTGAACGGCGCCAGCTGGACGAGGTCGTCGGCGAGGTGCGGGCCGAGCACCCGGGCGTCGCCGTCCGGGCCGAGCTGGTCGAACACTCGCCGACGGTGGCACTGGAGGAGGCGTCGAAGACCGCTTCGATGCTCGTCCTCGGCAGCCACGGCCACAACCGGTTGCTGAAGCTGCTGGTCGGCTCGGTCGCCGAGCACTGCCTGCGCGAAGCGAGCTGCCCCGTCGTGGTGATCCCGGCGCGGACGGTCCCGGAGCCGGAGAAGGACGAGAAGCCGGAGCCGGAGCCCGCGGCCGGGTACTACCCCGGGCCGCTGCTGTGAAGGAGGTCGAGATGCCCAGTCACCGCAAGGTGGGCTCGGTCATGACGACCGAAGTGACCACCGTGGGCCCGGACACGCCGTTCAAGGCGGTCGCTCTCCTGCTGGCCGGCTGGAACATCAGCGGGGCGCCCGTGGTCGACTCCGGCGGCAAGGTGCTCGGCGTCGTCTCACAGGGTGACCTGCTCGAGCGCGAGGCCCCGCACGGTCTGCTCAAGCCCGGTTCCCGCCAGGCGAAGCGCAAGGCGGGCGCGGCGTTCGTGGCGGACCTGATGACGGCCCCGGCGGTCGTCGTCCGCGCGGACGACGACGTCACGGTGGCCGCGAAGCTGCTCGAGGAACACCATTTCCACCGTCTGCCGGTGGTGGACGACGAGGGCAAGCTCGTCGGCGTGGTGTCCCGCTCGGACCTGCTGCGGGTGTTCCTGCGCACGGACCGCGAGATCCGGGACGAGGTCCGGGAGGAGGTGCTGCTGCGGGAGATGGCCATGGACCCCGCTTCGCTGTACGTCTCCGTGCACAACGGCATCGTGACCCTCAACGGCACGGTGGAGCGGCAGAGCATGATCCCGGTGATCGTGGCGCTGGTCCGCCGGGTCGACGGGGTGGTGGAGGTGCGGCAGACGCTTCGAGGCCGGTTCGACGACCGGGGCGTGTCGCCGACGCCGTCCGGGCCGCCCGGGGTGCTGAGCCGGAAGCGGCCGACCTACTGAGAGCCACGGAGAAGCGGCCACCGTCCGAACCGGACGGTGGCCGCTTCTCCGCGTGACCGGCTACGGCCACCGCCGCCGGGTGAGGAGCACCAGCCCGGTGCCGATCACGACGGTCAGCAGGCCGCCGAGCGCGAGCCACGTCACCTCGACGCCGGTGGTGGCCAGGCCGGCCGGCGGTGCGGGTGCGGTGCCGGGCCGTGGCTTCGCCACGACCGTCCCGGCGCGGGCGGGCCGGCTGCCGGGCGGTGGTGCGGCATCGGGATCCGGCTGGTCAGGGCCGGGGATGACGAACAGGCGATGCTGCCGGTAAGGGTAAGGGTCGAGCCCGTTTTCGCCGTCGCGCACCAGGAACTCCGGATCGGTGTACACCAGCTGCCACGGTCCGACGACGCCGACGTCGTAGATGCCGGCCGGCACCTGGTGGAAGGCGAAGTTGCCCGCGGCGTCGGTCACCGCCCGCGTGACGACTCTTCCGGTGACCTGCTCGCGGAGGTAGACCTTCACCCCGGGCAGCGGGTCGCTCGCGGGCAACCCGAGCTGTGGCTTGTAGCGGAAGAGCCCGAGGTAGCCGACGACTTCCGGAGCGACGCCGCCGGGAACCCGCGCGGTCGCCCCGACGGAGGTCACCGGCCCGTTGACGGACGGCGGCGCCCCGACCGCGCACCAGACGCGCATGTTCCCTTCTTCAGCGGCTTGCTCGGTGATCCGGACGGTGAGCTCGAACATTCGGCTCGAGCCTGCGGGCACGGTCACGCCAGGCCCGCCCACGGCCAGCTTCCCGGTGTCCACTTGACCTGATGCGGTCGCCCAGCACTCGGCGGTCAGGTCTGTCAACGGCATCGGCCCTTTGTCGGTGAGGGTCAGGGTCAACCGCGCGATATCGTTCACCCGGTACGACTCGCGGGTGAACGCCGCGGACGTGGACAACCAGAGGGCGACCGACGGCGTGCCGCGAATCAGCACGTCCGGGTCGTCCACCCCGGTCACTTGGACGCTCGATAGTGGCAGGTACCAATCGGTGTCGGCGAACGACGTCGCGTAGCCGCCCGCCGGCAGGTCCGGGAACGCGAAGTGGCCGCCGGCGTCGGTCACCGCGGCCCGCTGGACGAGGGGGTTTCCCCTGAAGATGTCGACCCGGATACCGGCGAGGGCTTCGTCGGGATCCATCGCGTGGTTGCCGTTGCGGTCGCCGTAGACGGTTCCGCGGTAGCTGCCACGGAGGTAGGTGACCGGCACCGACGCGGTGACGGTGTTGTCCGCCGGGTTCGCGTCGGGCGGCCCGCCCGGCGACCCGACCGTGACGGTGAGGACCAGCGGGCCGGATTCGGTGGTGACG
Encoded proteins:
- a CDS encoding nitroreductase family protein, with translation MSRPLPSVFDQALASAVRAPSPHNTQPWRFVVEDEVVEVWLDRERVLGVADPHGREARLSCGAAALNLQISLRANGLAAVVRLLPDPAEPDLVAVIRLDGNEKATAAERKLAEAVFRRHTNRRPLLDKEVPPVVRDTLKSAALHEGGQIEYLDASGRYTPVASLVRQAEALQADDDEFRAEAAFWTHREPESPDGVPKIASGPPSHGHGIVSLRASHEDQDLPAREYEQEPLLGAVLTRDRGPHAEVRAGMAMQRVLLTATAEGLATSFLSQPFETPRTRESLDRLFAGAGQPHTLLRIGYGYPTRLTGRRPVHEVLTHRTTAG
- a CDS encoding HPP family protein, coding for MRARDIMTTPTFALAPTATLEEAAKVMTAHGFTTMPVVDADGRLLGLLSEVDILRVPAPPGDPDTGVLLDGGPRTVGAVMRTSGLAVPADTDVGELARRMTDAGVRSAPVVEGGHVVGMITFQDVLRASVRR
- a CDS encoding universal stress protein — translated: MTTANQGDIVVGVDHSAISAAALRWAVSEAAVSGRQVVALRAWTFEPVYDLGAAVAGTPQTVADRERRQLDEVVGEVRAEHPGVAVRAELVEHSPTVALEEASKTASMLVLGSHGHNRLLKLLVGSVAEHCLREASCPVVVIPARTVPEPEKDEKPEPEPAAGYYPGPLL
- a CDS encoding CBS domain-containing protein; this translates as MTTEVTTVGPDTPFKAVALLLAGWNISGAPVVDSGGKVLGVVSQGDLLEREAPHGLLKPGSRQAKRKAGAAFVADLMTAPAVVVRADDDVTVAAKLLEEHHFHRLPVVDDEGKLVGVVSRSDLLRVFLRTDREIRDEVREEVLLREMAMDPASLYVSVHNGIVTLNGTVERQSMIPVIVALVRRVDGVVEVRQTLRGRFDDRGVSPTPSGPPGVLSRKRPTY
- a CDS encoding carboxypeptidase-like regulatory domain-containing protein; protein product: MDLRLSVWFDKTAYFAHELITAHAGITNAGTALATDVRISSTGNLSSVYWAPVPPIAPGQTVENSVTGYVTTESGPLVLTVTVGSPGGPPDANPADNTVTASVPVTYLRGSYRGTVYGDRNGNHAMDPDEALAGIRVDIFRGNPLVQRAAVTDAGGHFAFPDLPAGGYATSFADTDWYLPLSSVQVTGVDDPDVLIRGTPSVALWLSTSAAFTRESYRVNDIARLTLTLTDKGPMPLTDLTAECWATASGQVDTGKLAVGGPGVTVPAGSSRMFELTVRITEQAAEEGNMRVWCAVGAPPSVNGPVTSVGATARVPGGVAPEVVGYLGLFRYKPQLGLPASDPLPGVKVYLREQVTGRVVTRAVTDAAGNFAFHQVPAGIYDVGVVGPWQLVYTDPEFLVRDGENGLDPYPYRQHRLFVIPGPDQPDPDAAPPPGSRPARAGTVVAKPRPGTAPAPPAGLATTGVEVTWLALGGLLTVVIGTGLVLLTRRRWP